The DNA region AACTAAGACATCATTGCTAAGAGCTAAATCTTGATTTTTGTTTGAATGGATAACTTTTTGATTCTTGGGCATGAGATTTAGAGATTGGTACACAGCCTTCACATTGGCTCGTGTGTACTTCCCCTGACCATAAGTTGAAACTTCAGTACAAGGCTGCCATTCACCTTTCACTTCACCTTTGTGATTCCAATGTTGATCAAAATCAGTCATGCAAAGCCACTGCTTATTACTCGGATAAACTTGTTTAGAACCTTCTAAATGGAGCTCAATCGCAGATGCATAATTAGCTAAATGTTTATTGCCATTATTGACCTGAACAATCAATTCATTTTTCCCCTGGCGTAGGAACTTTGAAATATCAAGCATCAAAGTCTTTGAACCATGACCGCCTCGAAAAACTCTCTCACCGTTTAATTGAACTAAGGAATGCTCGTCAGTGTGAAAGTAGTAATTCGCTAAATTAATCTTTGTGAGATCATCAATGATAAACTCTCGTTTAATGAGGAAGTTCCCCAGTTTGCAGCTTTCACCTGCAATTAGCTCAGCTGCCCAAATTTGTTGCGCCTGACTCAAAGGGTGATTCGCATTGGCCAAGCCTGCTCCATTGTGGTAGGACTCCACAATCTCTTTCGTTTTTTCTTGCAGTTCTTCATGACTTTTTGCACCATCAAGTGGCCTATCCGATTTATTAAATGAAGGCATAATTCGCAAGATAAATTCAGGAACTTGGTCGGCGTAAGGATTTTCTAAACTCATAGATTTTCTGTCATTTGACTGAAAATAAACCTTGGGAACTAGCGGTCCATATTCCTGCCCCCAGCCCCAATTGATGCTATCCTTATTTCCCATCACACGAAACTTCTCAAAACCAGCACCATGAGCAATAGGACGAATGAGTTCGCTAAAAGCTCGTTGATTTGTCGCATAGCCCAAAGGAGCTTTGAATTGCTCAGGCAATTCTTTAGCTTTCATTTGGTCTCGACTACTCGCAGAACTTAAGGCTTTTTTCCAGCTCTTCACCTGCTCAGCAAGATAAGAACTAAGCCCATAATTGTTGAGCTCTTTTTCACTGACGCCAAACATCGGAATCGGACGCATAAAATTCACCGTCTTGCCCTTTTGCCCCAACCTTTGAGTTGGTTTCAGGTGAATCTCATAGGGGCTTGTCGCTAGACGTTTCGAATTGTGCGAAATGATCGGCACGCCATCTCCACCTGCCACGCCACCCGTCGGATGATTCGCCATCACTTTCGAAGAACTCTTGAACCAATAATCCACCTGAAAGGGCAAGGGCTTACCTCCCGAAGTATTACTCATATATTGATGGTTAATTTTCTGGTTGAGTAACCACGCAAATTTTTGACTCCCCCAAGGACGAGACATATGAATTTCTAAGCCGTCGAGTTCCAAATGAGTGATTTCATTGGAATTATAAAAGTTTGCGATCTTCGCAACTAAATCTTCGAGCATGCCATTATCGACTCCAGCTGTAAAAGACTGACCATAAGGACGGTAATAAGCCTTCGTGGGAGAACCCTTAGCATGTTTTTGAGCCTTGGTTTCAATCCCTCCACGCCTGCAGTTTTTCAAAAGCCAAGTGCCATTTTTATTGTCAATAATTTCTCTTGGAAAGAGAAACTCATCACCTACCTTAAAACACTTTAAATCCAGCCAACTGTAGTTTGAGTTAGGAGCAAACCACTCATGACCCGCTACGGTCTTGGGAATGACTGCGCCCTTCTCCACTTTGATAAGAACATCAGTATCTTTCTCATCTATCGGGGAATGCAATACAGCTTCATTCCACACAGCTAATTTTGGGCTGACACTTTCTTTCAAGTAATCCGGATCATAACTACCGATAGCACCACTCACCGTGTGCAAAGCTAATAGCAAGCCTTTTGATTTAAGATGCTGAGAATATTCTTTTAAAGATTTTTCTCCTTCGGGAAATACATCTTTGTTAATATGTAAAAATGAATTTTTATGAGGCCAGTATTCACCGCGCCAAGTATCTGTGTGCAAATAAACTTTTTTCATGCCCATCTCGATAGCGTAGTCAGTTAAATTATAGAGTTCCCCGGAACTGGAAGCCTGAAGTACCATGGTGCTCTGGTCTTCAAACTTGGCTCGCCACTCTTTCAGCCACTTTCGAGCGACAGTTTTGCTCCACTCACCTTCAATAACGGGGCGGGGCAAAGCTTCATCTACCCAAATATCTAACAAAGTCTCATCAGCATGGAAGTCGCTCTTGGGAAAATAGATGGCAAAGCCGCCAAGAGGGTTCACTTCACTTCGTCCCCACAACCACGGCCATGTCAGGCTATGACTTGGTCCATGAGACTTATGCGTCACCATATAATCCAAGGAAATAATACGAGGCTTATCTTGGCAATTAAATTTCAACTCGCAAGACATCAATTCCTGCCCTGATTCAGACCAAAAGTCATTCATGCGTAAAGCCAGGTAATCAGCTTTAGCTTCAAGCTTAAAAGACAGGCCTAACTTGCCATTGCCAATTAATAAATGTTCGCCTTCTTTTCGCACCTTATTCAGTACAAGCTCAGCATAACTGTTGCCAGCATTCTTAACTTTTACAGTAAAGATCCCATCCCCCATGTGCGGAATGCTAACTTGCTGACCATTGCTAGTATCGATAATTTTATTGATCCGACAATCATCTGTAAAATAGATTTCATTCTTACCAACTTTAACCGAAAAGGACTGGGGATTCATCAAAAGATTTTTCTGCTCATCCTTTGCTAGTGCTGGCCCAGCCAAAACAATCAATTGTTTAGTTTTTATTTGCGGATCCCGCAAATTCTCTTCTGCGGATTCTAAGCCTGCCTGCTCTAATGATGGTTTTACACCTGGAATGAAAAAATACGCCACTCCGCAAGCAAGTATCAAAAATGATAAAATGAAGCAAACTTTTAATGCCTCACCACTGCTTTTTTGGGGGATAGGTCGACGTGCCCGTGTTCGTGATGTCGTTGAAATTTTACGCTTCTTAGAATTCTTCCTTAGCCAAGCTTCCGGTTTCTCCCAACGATCTTGATCTTCACTGACCAAATCATCTTGTGCAGGCACAATGGATCTTAGGTAGGATCGAAAATCCAACCTTTTATCAAACTCATACACTTCATCACTCTCTGCCAAGTAATAATAATATTTCTTCATGTACGTTCCAAATAGTAAATTTTGACCCAGAAAATGTTTTTCCGGATCAAGTTGAGGCCTCATTAAAACATAGATACGACACTCGCAGGATGTGCTTTAACAAAAGCAGGCTTTTTTCTTTAAAAATTTTGTCACTTTGTATCAAAAAGTTTTATTTTTTGCTTAAGAACTTATTCCTTAGCAAAAAACCAATCAAAAAAAGGTTCAAATGAAGTTCGCGACTCTCCTCTGTTTTTTATTTTCCTTCACCTTATTATCAAACAACTCACTCATAAACCCCCAGCAGCTCTGGGCTGATTTTGACCCCGACAAAGGTGCCTTTAAAGAAGAAATCATCCTCGAAGAAGTTCGCGATGGGATCTACCACAAAGAGTCCTACATCTCCGCCTACGTGCTCGGAGAAGAAGTTCGCATCTACTGCAAATACGCCGTCAAAGAAGGTGCGAACAAAGCTCCTGCACTCATGGATGTGCATGGTTGGATGGGTCGCCCGCATATCAGCATGTCTTATGTCAACGATGGCTGGGCGGTACTCGCTCACGATTACTGTGGTAAATCTGGTGATCGTGCTCATTACACCAAGTACCCTGAAAAACTTCGCTACGGCAATATCGATGCCAAAGTGGGCTACCGCATCAAGAGTAAACTGCCCGATGGCTCTTACATCACTGATCCCAAACAAACCGATGATTATCTTTGGTATGCATTGCAAAGACGTGCCCTCAGCTACCTACTCACACAAAAAGAAGTGGATACCGAGCGCGTTGGCGCCAAAGGTTATTCCTACGGTGGGACTATCATGTGGAACCTCGGCATGGATGAACGCGTCAAAGCAATCGTCGCTTATTTCGGAATTGGCTACCTTGAGTACTACCGCACAAAAAGTGTCTGGCTCTACAACAATCCTTCCAAATCCCCCGAAAAAACTCCCGGGGAAAAACTCTACTTAAAATCCATTGCCCCCCAAGCTCACGCACCTTACATAAAAGCAGCCGCCTTATGGCTCAATGGCACCAACGATCACCACGGCGGGCACGAACGCAGTGAACACATTTTTAAAGATCTGCCGAAATCTACTCCTTGGGACTTCGCTCTCCAGGCGCGCGGCCATCATAATACCGAAAAGCTCGGCGACGATGACAAAATCTGGCTCGAAAAACATGTGCTCGGTAAAAAACATTTTTGGCCTAAGCGCCCTGTTTCAACACTTGCTTTAAACAGTGAGGGTGTGCCCCACTACACCATCACTCCTGCATCGCCTAAAGAAATTGAATCGGTCAAGATTTATTACGCCCTCAAAAATCCTGTGAGCTACACACGCGCCTGGCGTGATGCGATCGCAATCAAAAAAGGCAATAGCTGGGAGGCCGATCTTCCGGTCCTCAATATAGATGACTATGTCTTTGCTTTTGCGAATATTCGCTACAAAAATAATATCGTGATTTCTGGTGATTTCGAAGCAGCGATCCCCGCAAAACTCGGCAAGGCTATTGCCACAGATAAACCCTCTTCTGAAATGTCTCAAAATGCTTGGTCAGATACCGCACCACTAGAAGGCGTCGGTGGCATCATGGGTTTCCGTCCCTTCAATAAACACCGCGGCACCAGCAACGAGCAATTTAGCGACCCAAAATATCAGGCTCCTAAAGGCGCCCAACTTACATTCAAATTTTATTGCACTCAGCCCCAAAACCTCATCATGAAGGTCAATGGCCGTTATCAATACGATCTCGAGATCACCGCTTCAAATGATTGGCAGGAAATCACCCTCGATTGCAAAAAATTCATCCATAGCCATCACAACTTCCCTCTCAAGAATTGGTCTGAAGCTCAAAAAATCCAAATCCTCCCAAAAGCAGGTGCCGACATCACAAAAGTGATCTTTGCAAAATTCACTTGGACAAAAAACTAAGGGGCAGCGTCCTTTTCGTATGGGGCGCATCATATCCACTATTTTGACTAAGCCTGCCCCCCCTTAAATCGTAAAAGAGACCAGAAAATCCACCTCTTCAAAAAAAATTAAAAAACTTTCATCAATTTGTATCAAAGCGCCAAACACCTTGCTTTTAATCACAAGTAAAAAAATATCACAAACTCATTGAGATTGGCTTAAGCCATCTCGTATTAATATATAAAGAAATAATTATCACACAAAATCGGAGCCCGATATGATTAAGAAAAATAGATTCAAGCTTTTCAGCTCTCTATTCATTGCTTCAATGCTTTCTGCAACAGCCGCAGAAGCCACCTTCACCCCAAAAGCAGATAGCTACACAGTTAAGAGCGACTTCTCGGCTAACTTTACTGCCAGTGCATCGGCCGTCTACAATGTCGATGGCAAAAACCACCGCGTTGGAACAAAAAACCTTCCACTTAATGGCAAAGTTTCTGTTTCCACTGTGAGCACACCATTTGGTGATGCCATTCAAACTGAAGCTCTTTATGGTGCGGATAACGCAGATTATAAATTCACACTCAAGATTAAACAGCTCAAGGACCTCAAAGCTTTTACTGTTCAAGGTATCTTCCACAATCATAGCGATAAAAATGCGAACCTCGCCGTTATCGACCTCTTTGATACCATTGGTGGTTCTGGCTCATTCGGAATTGCAGATCCCGCAAAATGGCTCATCACGCCGCTCATGCAGCACGACCACGCCAAAACCCTTGCGGAAATGAATGGCTCGGCTAAAGAAGTCGCCCTCTTTGTTAATACTGATAACGACAAGAGTTTCCTCATGGGTCCCGCTGGACCTGCAGAAGCTCACTGCCGCATCGAAGTCCGCGGCAAAGAAATCAAAGCCTACGCCGAAATGGATCGCGTCCTTGTTGAGCCAGGTGAGAGCCGTCGTTCAGAAGAAATGCTTTTCATCTTTGAAGATTCAAAAACCAATACCGATGTTTGGACTCAATGGGTCGCACACACACACAAAGCATTGAGTAACAAAGGTCCCGTCTACGGCTGGTGCAGTTGGTACGACCGCACAACTAAAATTGACGAAGCTCACGTTATGGACGTGCTCGAAACACTCGATTCCAACCCCAATACTTTCGGTAAGGGCATCGTTCAAATTGACGATGGTTACCAAATCATGGATGGTAACTGGAATGGCAATGCAAAATTCCCTTCCAATATGTCTCGCGTCGCTAAAAAAGTTCGCGAAGCTGGCATGATCCCAGGCGTTTGGTTTGCTCCACTCATGGTGAATCCTGAGCACCCTTGGAAAAAAGCTAATCCTGAAGCCATCCAAACGAATGCCAAAGGTATTTCTAGCTTCATGAATCCCAATCCCTTCCACCCGGATGGCGCTAACTGGATCAATCCCTCGCACCCCAAGTCAAAGAAATTCCTTCGTCAGGTAATCGAAACAGCTCGTGACAATGGCTACGGCTACATCAAAATTGACTTCAATGGCATTGGTAATCAATATGTCGATCCAAAAATCACTCGCCTGCAAGCCTTCCGTAATCTCTACACGCTTTACCGCGATGCTGCGGGTGAAGATATGTACATCCTCTCTTGCCTTGGTCAGCCGACTCGTGGCGTCATCGGCTTTGTTAATGCGGCTCGTGTCGGACCAGATTCTCACCCGGCTCACTTCTCTCACTGCCTCGAATCCGTGCTCCGCTTCCAAATCTTTAACCGCATTTGGTGGAACAACGATGCCGACGTTTCTTACCTCGATGTCAAACTTCCTTCACGCCGTGTGGGCTACACGCCTCAGGGTGAAGATATGTGGAAAACTTGGCACAACACTGTCGCCCTCACAGGTGGTACAGCAATGATTTCTGAGCCTATCAATAAGGACGACGTAAAAGCTGTATGGCGCAACTACGAAATCATGCGTCCAGGTAGTGCGGAAAACTCACGTTTACTCACTCTCGGTAAATCTGCAGAAAACTCAGTCTTTGGTTTTAATGCCCAGCGTACATTCGGTAATTTCGCCGTCTACAATTTGTATAATTCCGACAAAGAGAAATCTCACGATATCGCTCTCGACTTTGCAGATGCAGGCCTCCCAGCTGATACTCAGTGCGCGATTTACGACTTCTGGAAGAACGAAGTAACGGGCTACACAAAGGATAGCTACACGGCAAAAGCTCTCGCTAAAAATGCTTCTGAGCTTCTCCGCTTCACACCAATCAAGGGCGGCGCTCCTCAGCTCGTCGGTTCCAACCTTCACCTCTCTATTGGTGCAACTGAGATCAAAGAGATCTTCACGACTAAGAGCATGGTAAA from Lentisphaera araneosa HTCC2155 includes:
- a CDS encoding alpha/beta hydrolase family protein; translated protein: MKFATLLCFLFSFTLLSNNSLINPQQLWADFDPDKGAFKEEIILEEVRDGIYHKESYISAYVLGEEVRIYCKYAVKEGANKAPALMDVHGWMGRPHISMSYVNDGWAVLAHDYCGKSGDRAHYTKYPEKLRYGNIDAKVGYRIKSKLPDGSYITDPKQTDDYLWYALQRRALSYLLTQKEVDTERVGAKGYSYGGTIMWNLGMDERVKAIVAYFGIGYLEYYRTKSVWLYNNPSKSPEKTPGEKLYLKSIAPQAHAPYIKAAALWLNGTNDHHGGHERSEHIFKDLPKSTPWDFALQARGHHNTEKLGDDDKIWLEKHVLGKKHFWPKRPVSTLALNSEGVPHYTITPASPKEIESVKIYYALKNPVSYTRAWRDAIAIKKGNSWEADLPVLNIDDYVFAFANIRYKNNIVISGDFEAAIPAKLGKAIATDKPSSEMSQNAWSDTAPLEGVGGIMGFRPFNKHRGTSNEQFSDPKYQAPKGAQLTFKFYCTQPQNLIMKVNGRYQYDLEITASNDWQEITLDCKKFIHSHHNFPLKNWSEAQKIQILPKAGADITKVIFAKFTWTKN
- a CDS encoding glycoside hydrolase family 36 protein, which codes for MIKKNRFKLFSSLFIASMLSATAAEATFTPKADSYTVKSDFSANFTASASAVYNVDGKNHRVGTKNLPLNGKVSVSTVSTPFGDAIQTEALYGADNADYKFTLKIKQLKDLKAFTVQGIFHNHSDKNANLAVIDLFDTIGGSGSFGIADPAKWLITPLMQHDHAKTLAEMNGSAKEVALFVNTDNDKSFLMGPAGPAEAHCRIEVRGKEIKAYAEMDRVLVEPGESRRSEEMLFIFEDSKTNTDVWTQWVAHTHKALSNKGPVYGWCSWYDRTTKIDEAHVMDVLETLDSNPNTFGKGIVQIDDGYQIMDGNWNGNAKFPSNMSRVAKKVREAGMIPGVWFAPLMVNPEHPWKKANPEAIQTNAKGISSFMNPNPFHPDGANWINPSHPKSKKFLRQVIETARDNGYGYIKIDFNGIGNQYVDPKITRLQAFRNLYTLYRDAAGEDMYILSCLGQPTRGVIGFVNAARVGPDSHPAHFSHCLESVLRFQIFNRIWWNNDADVSYLDVKLPSRRVGYTPQGEDMWKTWHNTVALTGGTAMISEPINKDDVKAVWRNYEIMRPGSAENSRLLTLGKSAENSVFGFNAQRTFGNFAVYNLYNSDKEKSHDIALDFADAGLPADTQCAIYDFWKNEVTGYTKDSYTAKALAKNASELLRFTPIKGGAPQLVGSNLHLSIGATEIKEIFTTKSMVKINLTDAGAQNGDLVFYSEKELTAGSAENCKIAGIAKAGKNLWKVSLTGRKFDTKQSVTLKIK